AAAAGCCATATGGTACAAAAAAGCAGTAAAGTTCCCCACGTTTTTTTCACTAAATTTCCCCTATCTATAAAAGCCAAGATACTTCTAGTTTATTCAACACTTTCTAAAATTGTGTTATGTAAGAAAAACGTATACTTCCTCTCCATAATAAAAAACCGACAAGTGAACTTATTAACAGCTCATTTATCAGTCTTTTGGTTGAATTATATTTCAATAACAATGGGTAAAATTATCGGACTTTTTTTCGTCAACGTATAAATATATTGATCGACTACCTTTTTGACCGCTCTTTTCATGGCAAATGGATTGGCTTCATTAAATTTCAATACAGCTGTTTTCGCCAGCTCATTAATATCATTAATTAACTGCTCGGCGTCTCTAGCATAAACAAATCCTCGCGAAATGGTATCTGGGTCTGTAATAATCGAACCATCCAGCTTACTAATCGTTACAACAATTACGAGCATGCCATCTTCAGACAAACGTTTGCGATCACGTAATACAATATCGCCTACTTCTCCAGTGCCAATACCATCTACATAAGAATCTCCAGCAGCTACAGCCCTAGTTTGCCGCGCCACTTGCCCGAATATATCGACAACGTCTCCATTTTTCAAAATAAATGTGTGCCCTTTCTCCACGCCAACTGCCTCAGCGAGTAAACGATGAATATGTAGCATACGGTACTCTCCGTGCACGGGAATGAAATATTTCGGCTGCATGAGCGTAAGCATTAGCTTCAAATCCCCTTGATAACCATGTCCCGAAACATGTAATCCAGTTATACTTGAATTACCATATACAACATTTGCTCCAAGTTGAAATAAATTATCGACGATTTTAGATACGTCTTTCTCATTCCCTGGAATCGGTGAAGCCGCAAAAATAACTGTGTCACCTTGTATCACTTTAATATCCCGATTACTACCTGTAGATAAACGTGACAGCGCTGCTAAAGGCTCCCCCTGACTTCCTGTGCAAACGATGACGATACGTTCTGGTGGTAATTCGGTCAAATCTTCTATCTCTATTAACATCCAACTCGGCATTTTTAAATAGCCAAGCTTGATGGCAACAGATGTAACACTTTTCATACTACGTCCAAGAAATAATAGCTTACGGTTTGTTTTACTAGCCGCTTCTATAATTTGCTGGATGCGGTTTACGTTTGAAGCAAAGGTTGAAATAAAAATCTTTCCCGTCGCCTGCAAAAATTGTTGCTCTAATTGATTAGCCACTAAACTTTCAGATGGTGTATTACCTGGTCTTTCTGCATTCGTACTTTCCGAAATTAATGCTAATACACCATCTTGACCTATTGCTGCCATTTTATGAATATCCGATGATTGGTCATTTACAGGAGTTAAATCGAATTTAAAATCTCCCGTATGCACAACTTTCCCTTCAGGTGTGTGGAATACTAGCCCTAAACAGTCTGGAATACTATGGCTCGTTTTGAAAAAGGTTACGGCCATTTTGCCAAACTCCAAGCGAGAGTCCGCAGTAATTTCGGTTAATTGAGCATCCCGCAATAGCTTATGTTCTTTCAATTTTAATTCAATAAGACCTAATGTAAAACGTGATGCAAAAATAGGGATATTGAATTTATTCAATAAATACGGAATCCCACCAATATGATCTTCATGCCCATGCGTTACAATACAGCCTATGACTTTATCTCGATTTTCTTCAATATAAGTAAATTCAGGGATGATTACATCAATACCTAATAAGCTTTTATCCGCAAATTTCACCCCGCAATCAACCAGAACAATTTCATCTGCATATTGAATTACATACATATTTTTTCCGATTTCATTAATACCACCTAAGGCAAAAATGGAAAGTGTCGATTGTGCGCTAGTCAAACAATTCCCTCCCGATGAAAAGTTAGTAAAACACTTCAAGTGCTTTCTAGTATTGCTTATTAAAGTGTGTTATATACCGTAAAAATTACTCGGGAGAAGCATCATATACAAAAACACTCTTGCTATTTTTTCACTACATTAAAATTTGAACCAATTAATTGCCAATTTTGCGGGAATGGAAGACCGAGCTTCCAATAACCAACGCCACGTAAATTTAAACGTTTTACCAAATTAAATTTCGCTTGAATAGAGCGAGCATCCTCAAACCAAACAATATGTGAACGCCCCTCATCATCGGTATAATTAAAGTATGGTGCTTGCGCGGTATAGTCGTATAGAATCGCTGCATGATATCGTTTCGCTAACTCAATCGCTCGCTGCGGGCTTAATGCTTCTGCATATGGTCCACCTTGTACGAAAGGTAGCGTCCAATCATAGCCGTATAAATTTTGCCCAAGTATAATTTTTTTCGATGGTATAACCGTTAAGGCATATTGTACGACCTTTTCGACTTCCGGTAACGGTGAAACAGCCATTGGTGGCCCTGCTGAATATCCCCACTCATACGTCATTAACATCACAAAATCGACTATTTTACCGTGTGCTTCGTAATCATGACCAGCGACCCATTCACCAGATTGAGCCGAACTCGTTTTCGGTGCGAGTGCAGTCGATACCGTATAGCCCTCTGCATGCATTCGTTCTACGGCTCTACGCAAGAAATTATTGTATGCTTCTCGTTGATCACCTGGTATTTTTTCGAAATCAAAATGAATATCCGACACATTGCCAATGCGCTGTGCTTCCTCAATAATATTGTCAAAAAGTACATCTTGTACGGCTACACTTTGAAAAATATCGCGGGCAAGTTCACTACTGAACTGAAAATCTTCAAGATTCGATATGACCATCGCAATTGCTGCGTTGTTCTTTGCTGCTACTGTCGGTAATGGCTTGATAGGCGGGACCTTTAACGAACCATCGCGCCTCGCCTCATAACTAAAAAGCGCTAAATACGTCAAATAGGGACTCGTTGCTCGCGCTTCATCTACTAATGCATCGCTTACTTCATCGCCCCTCGGTTCAATATACGCCAAAATTTCCGCTGTAGTTTTTGGTATTGGGGGAATAAATAATCGTGTACCAATCATAAGCGGTGCATTTGGATTAATGCCATTCATTTGCGCAAGTGTTAAATAATTGATCCCAAAACGCTGTCCAATTGACCATAAACTATCCCCAGCCTGTACGACATAAAATTGCCCCCAAATAGGAATAACCAAAGCTTGCCCGACAACTAATCGGTCTGGTTCTGGTATTTGATTAGCTGTCACTATGTCTTGAACAGTAGTTCCATATGCCCGCGCGATTCCCCACAACGTTTCTCCCGGCTGTACGACATGAATGTAAATTGTCGTTCCTCCTCTTTATTCGATTCTATAATTTATGAATTGAAGTGTGCGAAAATGTATTAATGTATATTGAAAGGTGCGAAGCAAGGAGCTGTTCAAGCTCCTATATACAATTTCGACATGGGGAATGGCATCAATTTCGACTTTTTTCATATGATAATGATGAGGTGAATAAATGCCAAGAGTCAAATATCGCGAAGCTGATGTGGATTTAATGG
This portion of the Solibacillus daqui genome encodes:
- a CDS encoding ribonuclease J — translated: MTSAQSTLSIFALGGINEIGKNMYVIQYADEIVLVDCGVKFADKSLLGIDVIIPEFTYIEENRDKVIGCIVTHGHEDHIGGIPYLLNKFNIPIFASRFTLGLIELKLKEHKLLRDAQLTEITADSRLEFGKMAVTFFKTSHSIPDCLGLVFHTPEGKVVHTGDFKFDLTPVNDQSSDIHKMAAIGQDGVLALISESTNAERPGNTPSESLVANQLEQQFLQATGKIFISTFASNVNRIQQIIEAASKTNRKLLFLGRSMKSVTSVAIKLGYLKMPSWMLIEIEDLTELPPERIVIVCTGSQGEPLAALSRLSTGSNRDIKVIQGDTVIFAASPIPGNEKDVSKIVDNLFQLGANVVYGNSSITGLHVSGHGYQGDLKLMLTLMQPKYFIPVHGEYRMLHIHRLLAEAVGVEKGHTFILKNGDVVDIFGQVARQTRAVAAGDSYVDGIGTGEVGDIVLRDRKRLSEDGMLVIVVTISKLDGSIITDPDTISRGFVYARDAEQLINDINELAKTAVLKFNEANPFAMKRAVKKVVDQYIYTLTKKSPIILPIVIEI
- a CDS encoding glycoside hydrolase family 18 protein, translated to MYIHVVQPGETLWGIARAYGTTVQDIVTANQIPEPDRLVVGQALVIPIWGQFYVVQAGDSLWSIGQRFGINYLTLAQMNGINPNAPLMIGTRLFIPPIPKTTAEILAYIEPRGDEVSDALVDEARATSPYLTYLALFSYEARRDGSLKVPPIKPLPTVAAKNNAAIAMVISNLEDFQFSSELARDIFQSVAVQDVLFDNIIEEAQRIGNVSDIHFDFEKIPGDQREAYNNFLRRAVERMHAEGYTVSTALAPKTSSAQSGEWVAGHDYEAHGKIVDFVMLMTYEWGYSAGPPMAVSPLPEVEKVVQYALTVIPSKKIILGQNLYGYDWTLPFVQGGPYAEALSPQRAIELAKRYHAAILYDYTAQAPYFNYTDDEGRSHIVWFEDARSIQAKFNLVKRLNLRGVGYWKLGLPFPQNWQLIGSNFNVVKK